The Raphanus sativus cultivar WK10039 chromosome 2, ASM80110v3, whole genome shotgun sequence DNA segment atTGTTCTGTTTTAAGATGCTCTGTTTTATTAACTAAGCATTATTGGTAACTTTCACAGGTGTTACTACCGGTGCGCCTATGCCAAAGACAGAAACTGCAACGCTTTAAAGCGGGTGCAACAGATAGAAGACAGTCCTTCTTTGTTCAGGACAACTTATGTCGGAAAACACATCTGTGAGGTTAATGCTTTTTTCCAGCTTAACGACGATATTTGCAACGGTTCCAAGATGATTCGGTTCGACAAAATCGACCAAGCCATGCCTGACTCGGTTATCCCTCAACCTGTTCCAGTAGAACAAGATGCAATTCTCATCGAAAGCACAGACCAAAACATGAACCTAGAATGTGGTAGTAACGAGTTTTTGGTGGATGATGACCAGTTGTGGGGGTATCAGATTCCTCCATGTTCTCCTGGAAATTTTATGTTCTTGGACGATCTTTCTGAGTTTGATTACAATCCTTTCCACCTTTGAACAAGCACCTTTTTCAAGCTTTTTCTTATGTTCACATAGAGGGTAGACTATGTCGTACGGGAAAATGGCTTATTCCCCTACGAACTAGTTGTTCCCGGCTTTTTCACACACGAACTTTTA contains these protein-coding regions:
- the LOC108839205 gene encoding probable WRKY transcription factor 64, with translation MSHGVDKAVEALLRGQESAYRLKTVLEHASSVPTEPLFDSVLHSFSFALSLFSSSNTQPPHRESSQRKPTPVVARKSPKKNSHGEEGLEQYSHDSPNPHHNDGFSWRKYGQKTIKTSSHQRCYYRCAYAKDRNCNALKRVQQIEDSPSLFRTTYVGKHICEVNAFFQLNDDICNGSKMIRFDKIDQAMPDSVIPQPVPVEQDAILIESTDQNMNLECGSNEFLVDDDQLWGYQIPPCSPGNFMFLDDLSEFDYNPFHL